The Fulvivirga ligni genome window below encodes:
- a CDS encoding putative metal-binding motif-containing protein translates to MKSTLPILFLCLFGIFITSCGDDDCTEVTWYQDTDGDGFGNPDEVIRSCDQPEGYVANSGDCDDSNKDANSDTLPTWYKDADADGFGDPNSPLEACTQPEGYVTNNTDCDDTNKDANPDSFPTWYEDADGDGFGNPDVTTEACTQPDGYVADNTDCDDSNKDANPDMFPTWYRDADGDNYGDSNDFMEACTQPEGYVADDTDCDDSNADINPGAEEDDNDGIDSNCDGTVEITNIWLGPMTPISKPANADWTNPQYQDRITDKVVITRQNNRPFYNYQWWQDQFGQDPSSNDIQHDFYNGTPTLNFTPTGGTKGIKWAILNNSGDHPEWDSNFTLYGTLGEPDHFYSLNNVVTMITNLNNGQNVTEVVNNFTIKVANNGELSTPNFKDIVGIRLGAWLVEDNIYVIFTFTSWGEGKGPNPNPGAFSYERSTQQ, encoded by the coding sequence ATGAAGAGCACTCTACCCATTCTTTTTTTATGTCTATTTGGAATTTTTATTACATCGTGCGGTGATGATGACTGTACAGAGGTTACCTGGTATCAGGATACTGATGGCGATGGCTTTGGAAACCCTGACGAGGTTATTCGCTCTTGCGATCAACCGGAAGGATATGTAGCCAACAGTGGCGATTGTGATGATAGCAACAAAGACGCTAATTCAGACACACTACCTACCTGGTATAAAGATGCTGACGCTGATGGTTTTGGCGATCCTAATTCACCATTAGAAGCCTGTACTCAGCCGGAAGGTTATGTTACTAATAACACTGACTGTGATGACACCAATAAAGATGCTAACCCAGATTCATTCCCTACCTGGTATGAAGATGCCGATGGCGATGGTTTTGGAAACCCAGATGTAACCACTGAAGCCTGTACTCAACCTGATGGCTATGTAGCTGACAACACAGATTGTGATGACTCCAACAAAGATGCTAACCCAGACATGTTCCCAACCTGGTACAGAGATGCGGATGGAGATAATTATGGTGATTCCAACGATTTCATGGAAGCATGTACGCAGCCTGAAGGATATGTAGCGGATGACACTGATTGTGATGACTCAAACGCCGACATTAATCCAGGAGCAGAAGAAGATGACAATGACGGAATAGATAGTAACTGCGATGGAACAGTGGAAATTACCAACATCTGGTTAGGGCCAATGACCCCAATTAGCAAGCCTGCCAATGCAGACTGGACAAATCCTCAATACCAGGATAGAATTACTGATAAAGTGGTGATTACCAGACAGAATAACAGACCTTTCTATAACTATCAGTGGTGGCAGGATCAATTTGGTCAAGACCCGAGCTCTAATGATATACAGCATGATTTTTATAACGGCACACCAACCCTAAATTTCACACCAACTGGTGGTACCAAAGGCATAAAATGGGCCATATTGAATAACTCAGGAGATCACCCTGAATGGGATAGCAACTTCACATTATATGGTACCTTAGGTGAGCCTGATCATTTCTACAGCTTAAACAATGTAGTCACCATGATCACTAACTTAAATAATGGCCAAAATGTGACTGAGGTAGTGAACAACTTTACTATTAAAGTAGCCAATAATGGCGAGTTAAGTACACCAAACTTTAAAGACATTGTAGGCATTCGTTTAGGAGCCTGGCTAGTAGAAGACAATATTTATGTGATATTCACATTCACCTCTTGGGGAGAAGGTAAAGGACCTAACCCAAATCCAGGTGCTTTTTCCTATGAAAGGTCTACCCAACAATAG
- the menB gene encoding 1,4-dihydroxy-2-naphthoyl-CoA synthase, whose translation MAEQRKWETIKEYNDIRFELFDGVAKITINRPEVYNAFRPETNMEMIEAMDIVRERQDIGVVLLTGEGEKAFCSGGDQNVKGIGGYVGNDGVPRLNVLDLHKRIRELPKPVIALVNGYAIGGGHVLHVVCDLTIASENAIFGQTGPKVGSFDAGFGSSYLARHVGQKKAREIWFLCKQYSAKEAEDMGMVNKVVPLESLEDEGVEWAQIIMQRSPMAIRMIKRGLNAELDGQRGLMEFAGDATLMFYLMEEAQEGKKAFLEKRDPDFKQFPKFP comes from the coding sequence ATGGCAGAACAAAGAAAATGGGAGACCATAAAAGAGTACAACGACATCAGATTTGAACTATTTGATGGAGTGGCTAAAATAACCATCAACAGACCGGAAGTATATAACGCCTTCCGTCCTGAGACCAATATGGAAATGATCGAAGCTATGGACATAGTGAGAGAAAGACAAGATATTGGTGTGGTCTTATTAACAGGAGAAGGTGAAAAAGCTTTCTGTTCTGGCGGAGACCAAAATGTAAAAGGAATAGGTGGTTATGTTGGAAATGACGGTGTTCCAAGGCTTAACGTACTTGACCTACATAAAAGAATCAGAGAGCTGCCTAAGCCAGTAATTGCTTTGGTAAACGGTTATGCTATTGGAGGCGGACACGTACTTCACGTGGTTTGTGACCTTACAATAGCATCAGAAAATGCAATATTTGGTCAAACAGGACCGAAAGTAGGTAGCTTCGATGCCGGATTTGGATCTTCTTACCTGGCCAGACACGTAGGCCAAAAGAAAGCCAGAGAAATTTGGTTCTTGTGTAAGCAGTATTCTGCAAAAGAAGCAGAAGACATGGGCATGGTAAATAAAGTAGTGCCTTTAGAAAGTCTTGAAGATGAAGGAGTAGAATGGGCGCAAATTATTATGCAGCGTAGCCCTATGGCCATCCGTATGATCAAGCGTGGACTGAATGCCGAGCTAGATGGTCAGAGAGGTTTAATGGAGTTTGCTGGTGATGCCACATTAATGTTCTATTTAATGGAAGAAGCACAAGAAGGTAAAAAGGCATTCTTAGAGAAAAGAGATCCTGACTTTAAGCAATTCCCTAAGTTTCCTTGA
- the menD gene encoding 2-succinyl-5-enolpyruvyl-6-hydroxy-3-cyclohexene-1-carboxylic-acid synthase: MNLTPIYNIAEICSQLGITQAILSPGSRCAPLTVAFARHPEITTRTISDERSAAFIALGLAQKTKQPTVLVCTSGSAAYNYAPAVAEAYFQQIPLLIITADRPPEWIDQLDGQTIRQQNIYGNHIKKGYQFPIELEHKDAQWHAYRIVSEAINLSKSFPHGPVHLNIPFREPFYPTADEEAVYEKDIKVIHNIASTPTLGDQVINDITNSWHQFNHILIVGGQGDKNIAINTSLTQIIKEKKIPVVGDIISNLHDVEDIIKRSDIFLGQDKNGLHESLQPDLLITFGKSTISKNLKLLLRNYKPTGHWHIQPEGEVADTYQSLTKIIRCSAEEFFKHIADIQAEADFHNQKQENFFYLWQIEERKTKRLLETFFPTETWGEFECIKETIERLPENSDLHLANSMAVRYANFVSVSTPEVEVFANRGTSGIDGSNSTAVGHCLASDKLQVLITGDLAFFYDRNAFWNNYDISKLRILLLNNHSGGIFRIINGPSRLPELEEYFETKQPLTAKLLCQEFGFEYLHCDKKTKFNNYLKAFFEDDGLAKILEIESDSATNTEILKQFKQTYKDLK, encoded by the coding sequence GTGAACCTCACTCCCATTTACAATATTGCCGAGATATGTAGCCAGTTAGGCATCACCCAGGCCATACTTTCACCAGGCTCCAGGTGCGCACCTCTCACAGTGGCATTTGCAAGACACCCGGAGATCACTACAAGAACCATCAGCGATGAGCGTTCGGCGGCATTCATAGCTTTAGGACTAGCCCAGAAAACCAAGCAGCCTACAGTGCTAGTATGCACCTCAGGATCAGCTGCTTATAATTATGCTCCAGCAGTGGCAGAAGCATACTTTCAGCAGATTCCTCTACTCATTATCACTGCTGACAGACCACCTGAGTGGATAGACCAACTGGATGGACAAACCATCAGGCAGCAAAACATTTATGGCAACCACATTAAAAAGGGTTATCAGTTTCCTATTGAGCTGGAACATAAAGATGCTCAGTGGCATGCTTACCGCATAGTTTCAGAGGCCATTAACCTAAGTAAAAGCTTTCCTCATGGACCTGTTCATTTGAATATACCATTTAGAGAGCCTTTTTACCCAACTGCTGATGAAGAAGCAGTATATGAAAAAGACATCAAAGTAATTCACAATATAGCCTCCACTCCTACTTTAGGCGATCAGGTTATAAATGACATTACTAACTCGTGGCATCAATTCAACCACATATTAATAGTAGGTGGGCAAGGAGATAAAAACATAGCCATAAACACATCCTTAACTCAAATTATCAAAGAGAAGAAAATACCTGTGGTGGGCGACATCATCTCTAATCTGCATGATGTTGAGGACATTATTAAAAGATCAGACATTTTTCTTGGACAGGACAAAAATGGCTTACACGAAAGCCTTCAGCCTGATCTCTTGATCACTTTCGGCAAATCCACCATTTCTAAAAACCTTAAGCTGCTACTTCGTAATTATAAACCAACAGGGCACTGGCATATACAGCCTGAAGGCGAAGTGGCAGACACCTATCAATCATTAACCAAGATTATTAGATGCTCCGCAGAAGAGTTCTTTAAGCACATAGCCGACATTCAGGCGGAAGCTGATTTCCACAATCAAAAGCAGGAGAACTTCTTTTATTTATGGCAAATAGAAGAAAGAAAGACCAAACGTTTGCTCGAAACCTTCTTCCCTACAGAGACATGGGGAGAGTTCGAATGCATTAAAGAAACTATAGAACGCCTGCCGGAAAATAGTGATTTACATTTGGCCAATAGTATGGCCGTGCGCTATGCAAATTTTGTAAGCGTATCTACACCAGAAGTGGAAGTATTTGCCAACAGAGGTACAAGCGGAATAGACGGCAGCAACAGTACTGCTGTAGGACACTGCCTGGCTTCTGATAAGCTTCAAGTGCTCATTACAGGTGATCTGGCCTTCTTTTATGACAGAAATGCTTTCTGGAATAACTATGACATTTCGAAACTAAGAATACTGCTACTTAACAACCATTCTGGTGGCATTTTCAGAATAATCAATGGCCCTAGTCGCCTACCAGAGTTGGAGGAGTACTTTGAAACCAAGCAGCCTTTAACCGCGAAGCTCCTATGCCAGGAGTTTGGTTTTGAGTATCTTCACTGTGATAAGAAAACTAAATTTAATAATTATCTGAAAGCCTTTTTCGAGGATGATGGCTTAGCCAAAATTCTTGAGATAGAATCAGATAGCGCTACAAATACTGAAATATTAAAACAATTTAAACAGACCTATAAGGACTTAAAATAA
- a CDS encoding chorismate-binding protein, protein MIILDHIKKQSAAQVINAAIDYCQKEGHSIAIWSRPESSDIEMMVDFSSDIQPVTNPLEQNIEGFLLSPFQKEQSAYFIKADLHIKWEDFSIRKNSGLEVSNKTDEFLKHLSNYEENTSESTTQKIKVVSSDSEKQKFINLVSASVKEIQAGSFQKVVPSRTKEIELPEAFNLGENFLKLAAAYCSAFTSLVFTSKTGIWMGATPELLISEKDNTFKTVALAGTQKYNPEIPLAHVAWKQKEIEEQALVGRYIINCFKKIRLRDYTEIGPKTVIAGNLLHLKTEYQVDMDATGFPGLGDTMLKLLHPTSAICGMPLEPAEKFLSDNEHYNRSYYSGYLGPVNAENGTSLFVNLRCMHIDAKKATLYAGAGVTEDSIPELEWEETEIKMNTILNIIS, encoded by the coding sequence TTGATAATATTAGATCATATAAAAAAGCAGTCTGCAGCCCAAGTAATTAACGCTGCTATAGACTATTGCCAGAAGGAAGGACATTCCATTGCTATCTGGAGCCGACCAGAAAGCAGTGATATAGAAATGATGGTTGATTTCTCTTCAGACATTCAACCCGTCACCAATCCTCTGGAGCAAAATATTGAAGGCTTCCTGCTCAGCCCGTTTCAAAAAGAGCAAAGTGCTTATTTCATTAAGGCTGATCTGCACATTAAATGGGAGGATTTTAGCATAAGAAAAAACTCTGGTTTAGAAGTAAGCAATAAAACCGATGAGTTTTTAAAGCATCTCAGCAACTATGAGGAGAATACTTCGGAATCAACAACTCAAAAGATCAAGGTTGTTTCCTCTGATAGTGAAAAACAGAAATTCATTAACCTCGTAAGCGCATCCGTAAAAGAAATACAAGCGGGCAGTTTTCAAAAAGTAGTTCCTTCCAGAACTAAAGAAATTGAGTTGCCAGAAGCATTTAACTTAGGTGAAAACTTCTTAAAGTTAGCAGCGGCTTATTGCTCTGCATTTACCAGTCTGGTTTTCACATCCAAAACCGGAATATGGATGGGAGCCACACCAGAATTACTCATTAGTGAGAAAGACAATACCTTTAAGACTGTGGCGCTGGCCGGTACTCAAAAATATAACCCTGAAATTCCGTTGGCACATGTAGCCTGGAAGCAAAAGGAGATAGAAGAACAAGCACTAGTAGGTAGATACATCATCAATTGCTTTAAGAAGATAAGATTAAGAGACTATACCGAAATAGGCCCAAAAACTGTAATAGCAGGAAACTTACTGCATTTAAAGACTGAATATCAAGTTGATATGGACGCCACCGGTTTCCCAGGGTTGGGAGATACCATGCTTAAGCTGCTTCACCCTACCTCAGCCATATGTGGAATGCCATTAGAGCCCGCGGAGAAATTCCTAAGCGATAATGAGCATTACAATCGGTCTTATTACTCGGGGTATTTAGGTCCAGTGAATGCGGAAAATGGCACTTCTCTATTCGTTAACCTCAGGTGTATGCATATAGATGCGAAAAAAGCTACCTTATACGCCGGGGCAGGAGTTACGGAAGATAGCATCCCTGAACTGGAATGGGAGGAAACGGAAATAAAAATGAACACCATCCTAAACATTATAAGCTAG
- a CDS encoding hotdog fold thioesterase produces the protein MSANTMMDLLDIEFIEIGKDFIKAKMPVDHRHHQPFGLLHGGASVVLAETLGSVAAQCSIDASKYYCVGLDINANHIRGVRSGTVYGITTPIHVGRSTQVWQIKITNEQDELVCVSRITMAVLEKKS, from the coding sequence ATGAGCGCAAATACCATGATGGATCTTCTCGATATTGAGTTCATAGAAATAGGAAAAGATTTTATAAAAGCTAAAATGCCAGTAGACCATAGGCACCATCAGCCCTTCGGTTTATTGCATGGAGGCGCCAGCGTAGTACTAGCAGAAACATTAGGCAGTGTAGCGGCACAATGCTCTATAGATGCCTCTAAGTACTATTGTGTGGGTTTAGACATTAACGCTAATCATATAAGAGGTGTGCGAAGTGGTACTGTTTACGGCATCACCACACCTATTCATGTGGGAAGATCTACTCAAGTTTGGCAGATAAAAATTACGAATGAACAGGATGAACTGGTATGCGTTAGTAGAATAACGATGGCAGTTTTGGAGAAGAAAAGCTAA
- a CDS encoding histidine phosphatase family protein: protein MKSKKIYLVRHGQTDYNLKGVVQGSGIDASLNDTGRNQADHFFNAYKDVVFDKVYTSALKRSVESVQKFLDLGYDHEQLSGLNEINWGTRENMKITPEEDAYYYSVIDEWQSGNTTLRIEGGESPQDVYDRQKVALDHILAQEDEETILICMHGRAMRVFLCQMLNYPLHCMDEFEHSNLCLYKLSYTGSMFTVESHNNVEHLEALKDVN, encoded by the coding sequence TTGAAAAGCAAAAAAATATATTTAGTAAGACACGGACAAACTGATTACAATCTTAAGGGTGTAGTGCAGGGTAGCGGCATAGACGCTTCTCTGAATGATACCGGAAGAAATCAGGCAGACCATTTTTTTAATGCTTATAAAGATGTTGTATTCGATAAAGTTTACACTTCGGCCTTAAAAAGAAGTGTAGAATCTGTGCAGAAATTTTTAGACCTGGGTTATGATCATGAGCAGCTATCAGGCTTGAATGAAATTAACTGGGGTACCAGAGAGAATATGAAAATTACGCCTGAAGAGGATGCTTACTATTACAGTGTGATCGATGAGTGGCAAAGTGGTAACACTACTTTGAGAATAGAGGGAGGGGAAAGTCCGCAGGATGTATACGATAGACAAAAAGTGGCCTTGGATCATATACTTGCTCAGGAAGATGAGGAAACTATCTTAATATGTATGCATGGAAGAGCAATGAGAGTATTTCTTTGTCAGATGCTTAACTATCCTTTACATTGTATGGATGAATTTGAGCATTCTAATCTTTGCTTATACAAGCTTTCTTATACCGGAAGTATGTTCACAGTAGAGAGTCATAATAACGTGGAGCATTTAGAGGCTCTTAAGGATGTCAATTAA
- a CDS encoding tetratricopeptide repeat protein, translated as MKKVSITTYLFLCLFTSFTFAQTSLTLNKSEIEAYHHILSLRFEATTSLLDTKRAASSYLQNMQESMILLFTEDQSLFTSYTEAFEDRYETIEDIKEESPYKLFYLAELKLQSAFVNLKLGNEWDAAWQFRKAYKLIEENTETYPDFLPNYKSLGMLHIILGSVPAKYQWILHLLGMEGTVEDGIDEINKLAKSDNIFQAEAEAIRCLLKSYLLNETQEAIQEFEQVYNKVNDNMLFGYLYMSLLMKNSDGEKALIVYNRLSNLNDGYFDLNLLSYTAGEIYLQKGDYIKAEAKFKLFIKKNKGRNLLKDAWYKLFLTYWLNGQTEKAQEAFSSAQNNGTTDAEADKHAAKNLAKNDYPNVQIMKLRLATDGGFYERAESILNSDIEITSDKDKCELDYRKARFYHKTNKLSKAKTYYKNTIDLAKNEHWYFAPNSCLQLGYIYLEEGLDQMAKSYFEKVLKYKDYEYETSLTNKANAALAELN; from the coding sequence ATGAAAAAGGTAAGTATCACTACTTACCTTTTTTTATGTCTTTTCACCTCATTTACCTTCGCTCAAACCTCGCTAACACTCAATAAATCTGAGATTGAGGCTTACCATCATATCTTATCTTTAAGGTTTGAAGCTACAACCTCTCTCCTAGACACAAAGCGCGCTGCCTCCTCCTATCTTCAAAACATGCAGGAAAGCATGATTTTGCTTTTCACTGAAGACCAAAGCCTTTTTACCTCATACACTGAAGCCTTCGAAGATCGATACGAGACTATTGAAGACATAAAAGAGGAATCTCCCTATAAACTATTCTATCTGGCAGAACTAAAGCTCCAAAGTGCCTTTGTAAATCTTAAACTAGGCAATGAATGGGATGCAGCCTGGCAGTTTAGAAAGGCATATAAACTGATAGAGGAAAATACCGAAACCTATCCTGATTTTCTTCCTAATTATAAATCGCTTGGCATGCTGCATATTATCTTAGGATCTGTTCCTGCCAAATATCAATGGATCTTGCACTTATTGGGCATGGAAGGGACCGTGGAAGACGGAATTGATGAAATTAACAAATTAGCTAAATCAGACAACATCTTTCAAGCAGAAGCTGAGGCTATCAGATGCCTTTTAAAATCATACTTGCTTAATGAGACCCAGGAGGCAATTCAGGAATTTGAGCAGGTTTACAATAAAGTCAATGATAATATGCTCTTCGGATACCTCTACATGTCATTACTTATGAAGAATTCTGATGGTGAAAAGGCATTAATTGTCTACAACAGGCTTTCCAATCTGAATGACGGATACTTCGATCTTAACCTACTCAGTTACACTGCAGGTGAAATTTATCTACAAAAAGGAGATTATATCAAGGCCGAAGCCAAATTCAAGCTCTTCATCAAGAAAAACAAAGGTCGTAACCTTTTGAAAGATGCGTGGTACAAACTTTTTCTCACCTACTGGCTAAATGGCCAGACTGAAAAAGCTCAAGAGGCCTTTTCTTCAGCCCAAAATAATGGAACTACTGATGCCGAAGCAGACAAACATGCAGCTAAAAATCTGGCGAAGAATGACTATCCTAATGTTCAAATTATGAAGTTAAGGCTAGCGACTGATGGCGGCTTTTACGAACGCGCTGAAAGTATTCTAAATTCTGATATTGAAATCACCTCTGATAAAGACAAATGCGAATTAGACTACAGAAAAGCCCGGTTTTATCACAAAACCAATAAGCTCTCTAAAGCCAAAACGTATTACAAAAACACTATTGACTTAGCTAAGAATGAACACTGGTATTTCGCTCCCAACTCATGCCTTCAGCTCGGGTATATTTACCTCGAAGAAGGCTTAGATCAAATGGCCAAATCATATTTCGAAAAGGTATTGAAATACAAAGATTATGAATACGAAACCAGCTTAACCAACAAAGCTAATGCTGCCCTGGCTGAACTTAATTGA
- a CDS encoding zinc ribbon domain-containing protein, producing MENTSVAQKLEALVKLQSIDSKLDEIKKLRGDLPDEVQDLEDEIEGYKTRQGRFNSELEALEQSIKDNKNGIKDAEKLIAKYTEQQNNVRNNREYDAITKEVELQQLEIQILEKKTKEAHIAIDRKKEEIEGINEVISERSADLDNKQQELKEILEDSKDEEEKLLQDREKAGKKIEPKLYKYYEKLRANLSNGLAVVSVKRGAAEGCNIVIPPQKIAEIREKKKIVIDEHSGRILADVDMESMVEEKPKRTTRRKKEA from the coding sequence ATGGAAAACACTAGTGTTGCACAAAAACTCGAGGCTCTCGTAAAATTACAATCCATTGATTCAAAGCTTGATGAAATAAAAAAATTAAGGGGCGACTTGCCTGACGAAGTTCAGGATCTTGAAGATGAGATAGAAGGATACAAAACCAGACAAGGAAGATTCAATAGCGAACTTGAAGCTCTGGAGCAATCCATAAAAGACAATAAAAACGGAATTAAGGACGCTGAAAAACTTATTGCTAAGTACACTGAGCAGCAAAACAACGTTCGTAATAACCGCGAGTACGATGCTATTACTAAAGAAGTAGAGCTACAACAGCTTGAAATTCAAATCCTTGAGAAAAAAACCAAGGAAGCGCACATAGCTATCGACAGAAAGAAAGAAGAAATTGAGGGAATCAATGAAGTGATTTCTGAAAGAAGTGCTGACCTGGACAATAAGCAACAAGAGCTTAAAGAGATTCTAGAAGACAGCAAAGACGAAGAAGAAAAATTACTACAAGATAGAGAGAAAGCGGGTAAAAAAATCGAGCCGAAACTCTATAAATATTACGAAAAACTAAGAGCAAACTTGTCTAACGGGCTTGCAGTAGTATCTGTAAAAAGAGGTGCTGCTGAAGGATGTAACATCGTTATTCCTCCTCAGAAAATTGCTGAGATCCGTGAGAAGAAGAAGATCGTGATCGATGAGCACTCTGGTAGAATCCTTGCTGACGTAGATATGGAATCTATGGTAGAGGAAAAACCAAAGAGAACTACGAGAAGGAAGAAAGAAGCATAA
- a CDS encoding Nif3-like dinuclear metal center hexameric protein encodes MTKIKDIIQYLEAVAPAAYQESYDNSRLITGNSSEAVTNVLITLDTTEEVVEEAIQKNCNLIISHHPIVFKGLKSLTGKNYIERTVIKAIKNDIAIYAIHTNLDNVSQGVNKKICDKLGLVNTKVLVPKSEILTKLVTYIPSQNTDAVLDALHEAGAGNIGNYSNCSFKVEGTGSFKPNDAANPHIGEVNQQEYLQEDRVELIFPSYLEGKITNTLKNAHPYEEVAYYLTQLKNAHQDVGSGMVGELSKEMTPKEFLQYLKEKMNLSCIRHTKLVKDKVKTIAVCGGSGSFLLPNAIGAGADFYVTADFKYHEFFDAENHLTIADIGHYESEVYTKDLINEILSKKFTKFALNLSETVTNPLSYL; translated from the coding sequence ATGACTAAAATAAAAGACATCATTCAATATTTAGAAGCAGTGGCCCCGGCGGCTTATCAGGAAAGCTATGATAACTCACGGCTAATTACCGGAAACTCTTCTGAGGCAGTCACTAATGTGCTAATCACACTGGACACGACTGAAGAGGTGGTAGAAGAGGCCATTCAAAAAAACTGTAATCTAATAATTTCCCATCACCCGATAGTTTTTAAGGGGCTCAAATCTCTTACTGGGAAGAATTACATTGAGCGAACAGTTATTAAGGCCATAAAGAATGATATTGCCATTTATGCCATACACACTAACCTGGACAATGTTTCTCAAGGTGTGAACAAGAAAATTTGTGATAAACTAGGCCTTGTTAATACGAAAGTGCTGGTTCCAAAATCGGAGATACTGACCAAACTAGTTACATATATTCCTTCTCAAAATACTGATGCTGTGCTTGATGCGCTACATGAAGCCGGCGCCGGCAATATTGGCAATTACTCTAACTGCAGTTTTAAAGTAGAGGGAACGGGCAGCTTCAAACCTAATGACGCTGCTAATCCTCATATCGGTGAAGTTAACCAGCAAGAATATCTGCAGGAAGACCGGGTAGAATTGATATTCCCGTCTTACCTGGAAGGAAAAATAACCAATACTCTAAAAAATGCCCACCCTTATGAAGAAGTGGCTTATTATCTTACTCAGTTAAAGAATGCTCATCAGGATGTAGGCTCAGGAATGGTAGGCGAATTATCAAAAGAAATGACCCCAAAGGAATTTCTTCAATATTTGAAAGAAAAGATGAACCTCAGCTGCATCAGACATACTAAACTAGTGAAGGATAAGGTGAAGACAATTGCGGTGTGCGGCGGTTCTGGAAGCTTTTTATTACCAAATGCCATTGGTGCTGGTGCTGACTTTTATGTGACGGCAGATTTTAAATATCATGAGTTTTTTGATGCTGAAAACCACCTCACTATCGCTGACATAGGTCATTATGAAAGTGAAGTATACACAAAAGATTTGATAAATGAGATATTAAGTAAAAAATTTACTAAATTTGCACTCAATTTATCGGAAACTGTAACAAATCCACTTAGCTACTTATAG
- the lpxK gene encoding tetraacyldisaccharide 4'-kinase: MNFLAIILYPFSLLYDMITRFRNYMYNSGRKTSFSFEANVISVGNLSVGGTGKTPMIEYLIRLLDKRQMVTLSRGYGRKTKGFRIANDADSPATVGDEPFQIFSKFKDIHVAVGEERAIAIPFILAEFPDTEVILLDDAFQHRPVKPSLSVMLTEYNKPFFKDYVLPSGRLRENRHGASRADIIVVTKCPEDINIDGYEREIKKYNDQALIAFSCIGYGKPMKWNGSDEAFEKKDILLVTGIANKAPLKEFLQQNYNIQAELEYTDHHKYGQRSLNEIINKFDEMQSDNKGIITTEKDIVKLKPLMQEKGIDIPLFYLPIETTFAKGGKAFDETILNSIIPYSN; this comes from the coding sequence ATGAATTTTTTAGCAATTATACTTTACCCGTTCTCCTTATTGTATGATATGATTACGCGTTTTCGTAATTATATGTATAACTCGGGACGTAAAACTTCATTTTCTTTTGAAGCTAATGTGATTTCAGTTGGAAACCTTTCGGTGGGTGGTACAGGGAAAACACCTATGATAGAGTATTTAATCAGGCTGCTGGATAAGAGACAGATGGTAACTCTGAGTCGTGGTTACGGTCGTAAAACCAAGGGGTTTCGCATAGCGAATGATGCTGACAGTCCGGCTACAGTGGGTGATGAGCCTTTCCAAATATTTTCAAAATTTAAGGATATTCATGTGGCGGTAGGCGAGGAGAGAGCCATTGCCATACCTTTTATTCTAGCCGAATTTCCTGATACTGAAGTTATATTATTAGATGACGCTTTTCAACACAGACCAGTAAAACCATCATTAAGTGTAATGCTTACTGAGTACAATAAACCTTTTTTTAAGGATTATGTATTGCCAAGTGGCCGTTTGAGGGAAAATAGACATGGTGCTTCCAGGGCTGATATCATAGTTGTGACTAAATGTCCTGAAGACATTAATATAGATGGCTACGAAAGAGAGATCAAAAAATATAATGATCAGGCCTTAATTGCGTTTTCATGTATTGGGTATGGAAAACCTATGAAATGGAATGGCAGTGATGAAGCCTTTGAAAAGAAAGATATTCTTTTGGTGACCGGAATAGCCAATAAGGCTCCTTTGAAGGAATTTCTTCAGCAAAACTATAATATTCAGGCAGAGCTGGAATACACAGATCACCATAAGTACGGGCAACGCAGTTTGAATGAGATTATTAATAAGTTCGATGAAATGCAGTCAGATAATAAAGGTATAATCACTACTGAGAAGGATATAGTGAAACTGAAGCCGCTGATGCAGGAAAAAGGAATTGATATTCCATTATTTTATTTGCCCATAGAGACTACCTTTGCAAAAGGTGGCAAGGCATTTGATGAAACCATTTTGAATTCTATAATCCCTTACTCTAATTAG